TTAACACCCTCCATAAGGTTATTCATGAGAAATGTAAAATTTTAAAGTTTTATTTTGAAATAAATAGATTGTTAATAATTATCTAAAGTTTTGCTTAGAATTCTTTGACTAATACTCTTTTTCATGGGTAAATATCATTAATTTATTATTTATATTATCTCATCACCAAATTCGGAGGATTTAATCTTTACTTTTCCTAATATTGGTTTAATTTTTTGAGCTATTTCTCGGAGTTCTTGGGGGTCAGTGTTTGGTGTTTTTTTCAACTTATCATCAAGGACAGTTTTGTTACGGAATTGCTGTAGGGTGTAAATGTCGCATTTTATGTTTTCAGCAATATTCTTCACATCTCCAGGTTCCAGGAGTCCTGGTACGAAGGTGGTTCTGCATTCCAGGAAACAGGTTGAATTGGCCACCACTTCCATACTTTTTTCCACTTTTTCACCAATCCGGGCACCAATAACTTCCTGGTATTTGTGGAAGGGGGCTTTAACATCCAGGGCAACGTAGTCCACTAATTCAATTATTTCAGAGAGCCGTTCGGGGTAACATCCATTGGTGTCCAATTTGGTTTTCAAACCTTTCTGCTGGG
This DNA window, taken from Methanobacterium subterraneum, encodes the following:
- a CDS encoding anaerobic ribonucleoside-triphosphate reductase activating protein; its protein translation is MIIGGVIFSSVEYPGKMSLVIFTGGCQLRCPYCHNPEIIDGGESVSLSNIKSEIDNAQDFIDAVVVTGGEPMMQIEDVRQILEYSQQKGLKTKLDTNGCYPERLSEIIELVDYVALDVKAPFHKYQEVIGARIGEKVEKSMEVVANSTCFLECRTTFVPGLLEPGDVKNIAENIKCDIYTLQQFRNKTVLDDKLKKTPNTDPQELREIAQKIKPILGKVKIKSSEFGDEII